One genomic segment of Thermodesulfobacterium sp. TA1 includes these proteins:
- a CDS encoding lipopolysaccharide assembly protein LapA domain-containing protein encodes MFRLIVWLILILVVVFFVVFNVDPKVKLHLLPGVTLENIPLALVIIISFTLGVLFGIMVSITQMIKLKLEIRKLHKEVEVKDEDSKQTF; translated from the coding sequence ATGTTTAGGTTGATAGTTTGGCTAATTTTGATATTGGTGGTGGTGTTTTTTGTGGTTTTTAACGTAGACCCAAAAGTTAAATTGCATCTCTTGCCAGGGGTAACCTTAGAAAATATTCCTTTGGCTTTAGTAATCATTATAAGCTTTACTTTAGGGGTGCTTTTTGGGATAATGGTTTCTATTACTCAGATGATAAAGTTAAAACTTGAGATAAGAAAACTTCATAAAGAAGTTGAAGTAAAAGATGAAGATTCTAAACAAACTTTTTGA
- the proC gene encoding pyrroline-5-carboxylate reductase, which translates to MANIGFIGGGMMAEAIIKGFLDKGLFNPDNILVSEPVLERREYLSSTYRVKTVEQNGKVLEDCQQIILAVKPQVMKKVLTEIKEEIDPKKHLLITIAAGLPIRFYENILPKGARLIRVMPNTCAVVHQSISALAKGSFATDEDLKTAEKLFSAIGETVIVGEELLDAVTALSGSGPAYVALFVEALIDGGVRAGLPRPLAEKLALATITGSVEMMRKLKKNPYEIKAMVTSPAGTTITALEVLYQQGFPGTVISAVYEAYLRSKELSEAFS; encoded by the coding sequence ATGGCTAATATAGGATTTATTGGCGGAGGCATGATGGCAGAAGCTATCATCAAAGGATTTTTAGACAAAGGCCTTTTTAACCCTGATAATATTTTAGTATCTGAGCCGGTTTTGGAAAGAAGAGAATATCTAAGCTCGACCTATAGGGTAAAAACTGTTGAGCAAAACGGAAAGGTTTTAGAGGATTGTCAACAAATAATTTTGGCGGTAAAGCCTCAAGTGATGAAAAAGGTTTTAACCGAAATAAAAGAAGAAATAGACCCCAAAAAACATCTTTTAATTACCATAGCAGCAGGTCTTCCGATAAGGTTTTATGAAAATATTTTACCTAAGGGTGCACGGTTGATAAGGGTTATGCCTAATACTTGTGCAGTTGTTCATCAAAGTATTAGTGCTTTAGCTAAAGGCAGTTTTGCTACAGATGAGGACTTAAAAACAGCAGAGAAACTTTTCTCTGCTATAGGAGAGACGGTGATAGTAGGAGAAGAGTTGCTTGATGCGGTAACCGCTCTTTCAGGAAGCGGTCCTGCCTACGTAGCCTTATTTGTCGAGGCTTTAATAGACGGAGGGGTCAGGGCAGGACTACCCAGACCCCTGGCAGAAAAGCTTGCCCTTGCCACCATCACAGGTTCGGTAGAAATGATGAGAAAACTGAAAAAAAATCCTTATGAAATTAAGGCTATGGTAACCTCACCTGCTGGAACAACCATAACCGCCTTAGAGGTTTTATATCAGCAAGGGTTCCCTGGGACGGTAATTTCTGCGGTTTATGAAGCCTACCTAAGAAGTAAAGAACTGAGCGAGGCCTTTAGTTAA
- the hslO gene encoding Hsp33 family molecular chaperone HslO, whose translation MDYLVKGLPLDKNFRAYAVCCKEVVEEARKLQKLSPVASAALGRALAGVALLSADLKIGRILLQIKGDGPLGEILAEGDYQGFLRGTVQNPQVYLDPVNNKLPVGLAVGKNGFLAVVKDLGLKEPYHGSVELISGEIAEDLAYYLTFSEQIPSAVSLGVLVDRDGSILAAGGFLIQKLPEATEAEIEELENRLRNFPPVTSLLSSEKTPEEILQMIFPKIDFLERKPLAWRCTCSEKRVEETLVALGKAELKAFLKEGKPVSVTCEFCKKTYTISLEKIEQIMEEVFSDV comes from the coding sequence ATGGATTACTTGGTTAAAGGTTTGCCTTTAGATAAAAATTTTAGAGCCTATGCTGTTTGTTGTAAAGAGGTGGTAGAAGAGGCAAGAAAATTGCAAAAGTTAAGCCCTGTAGCTTCAGCTGCCTTAGGTAGGGCTTTAGCAGGGGTGGCCTTACTTTCTGCTGACCTAAAAATAGGTAGGATTCTTTTACAGATTAAAGGAGACGGACCTCTAGGAGAAATTTTAGCAGAAGGAGATTATCAGGGCTTTTTAAGAGGCACGGTGCAAAACCCCCAGGTTTATTTAGACCCTGTAAATAACAAACTTCCTGTAGGTCTTGCCGTAGGCAAAAATGGTTTTTTGGCTGTGGTGAAAGACCTGGGGTTGAAAGAACCTTATCATGGTTCTGTTGAGCTTATCTCAGGAGAAATCGCCGAGGATTTAGCCTATTACCTTACTTTTTCTGAGCAAATCCCTTCAGCCGTAAGCTTAGGGGTGTTGGTCGATAGAGACGGTTCTATTCTTGCTGCCGGAGGTTTTTTGATCCAAAAATTACCAGAAGCTACCGAGGCAGAAATAGAAGAGTTAGAAAACAGACTAAGAAATTTTCCTCCAGTAACGAGTCTGCTATCCTCAGAAAAAACCCCTGAAGAAATTTTGCAGATGATCTTTCCTAAGATCGACTTTTTAGAAAGAAAGCCTTTAGCCTGGAGGTGTACCTGTTCTGAAAAGCGGGTAGAAGAGACTTTGGTAGCACTGGGTAAGGCGGAACTTAAAGCCTTTCTAAAAGAGGGGAAACCAGTTTCAGTAACCTGTGAGTTTTGTAAAAAAACCTATACCATTTCTTTAGAAAAGATAGAACAAATCATGGAGGAGGTTTTTAGTGATGTTTAG
- a CDS encoding serine hydrolase, with amino-acid sequence MKILNKLFELLNQGVKEEVFPGAVAGVYYQQRRYIVGAGYKALTPYTEPIEEGTIFDLASLTKPLALVFSFLDFLAQNPKTIDLFSPVKTYLDLKGPLSEVPVYRFFNHTSGLKAWYPFYQEILELKPQNPLEYILKKIEELPLEYQPGEKSLYSDLGYFLLTYLLENLSGKPLEEFFEQAKKRLFFGKRSFLGFNPIKKGIDQEEIAPTSVCPWKKKLLRGAVEDENTRALGGVSGVAGLFGNIYGVLDTLEFFLDAYQKGKDLFSDFLKTFITYREKNAEYTLGFMLPNPKERNLLSHQVSFNTLRHTGFTGTSFLVDFDQGIIIVLLSNRVHPTRDNLKIRDFRLYFHQEVIKALN; translated from the coding sequence ATGAAGATTCTAAACAAACTTTTTGAACTTCTTAATCAGGGAGTAAAAGAAGAGGTTTTTCCTGGGGCGGTAGCAGGGGTTTATTATCAACAAAGAAGATATATCGTAGGGGCAGGTTATAAAGCCTTAACCCCTTATACTGAACCGATAGAAGAAGGCACCATCTTTGACCTTGCTTCGCTTACAAAACCTTTAGCCTTGGTTTTTTCTTTTTTAGATTTTTTAGCCCAAAACCCCAAAACCATAGACCTTTTTTCTCCGGTAAAAACATATTTAGACCTTAAAGGCCCTCTTTCCGAAGTTCCTGTATACAGATTTTTTAATCATACCTCAGGCCTTAAAGCCTGGTATCCCTTTTATCAAGAAATATTAGAGTTAAAACCTCAAAATCCTTTGGAATACATCTTAAAGAAAATAGAAGAGCTGCCTTTAGAATATCAACCTGGAGAAAAAAGCCTTTATTCAGATTTAGGTTATTTTTTATTAACCTACCTTTTAGAAAACCTTTCGGGGAAACCTTTGGAAGAATTTTTTGAACAAGCTAAAAAACGTCTTTTCTTTGGGAAACGCTCTTTTTTAGGGTTTAACCCTATAAAAAAAGGGATAGACCAGGAAGAGATTGCTCCTACCTCTGTTTGCCCTTGGAAGAAAAAACTTTTAAGAGGGGCGGTTGAGGACGAAAATACCAGGGCTTTGGGAGGAGTTTCTGGGGTGGCAGGACTTTTTGGGAATATTTACGGCGTACTTGATACCTTAGAGTTTTTCTTAGATGCTTATCAGAAAGGGAAAGACCTTTTTTCTGACTTTTTAAAAACTTTTATCACCTATCGAGAAAAAAACGCCGAATATACTTTGGGATTTATGCTTCCCAACCCTAAGGAAAGAAACCTTTTAAGTCATCAAGTTTCTTTTAATACTTTGAGACATACTGGTTTTACCGGAACCTCCTTTTTGGTAGACTTTGACCAGGGCATTATCATCGTGCTTTTATCAAACCGGGTCCATCCTACCAGAGATAATTTAAAGATAAGAGATTTTAGGCTCTATTTTCATCAGGAGGTTATCAAGGCTCTTAACTAA
- a CDS encoding dihydroorotate dehydrogenase → MRLYLKVRNLELQTPLMLASGTWGLGENLEQYLTKEEIKSTIGAMVSKGISLLPKKGNPPPRLYETPCGLINSIGLENPGLEVFKTDYLPKLFSYEVPLIVNVHGETLEDFVRLAESFRDEKIAGLELNISCPNVKKGGIAFSSDPKGVKTLIKEVRKVWERFLAVKLSPVGPVYEIAEVCEEEGVDALVVANTYPALGVISLSPLKVIKGGLSGPAIKPLTLRLVYELSQRIKLPIIGSGGILSGKDAIEYLACGAKAFQIGVANLIDPTSPVKIMKEIEEKYGLLG, encoded by the coding sequence TTGAGGCTATATCTTAAGGTTAGAAACCTTGAGCTTCAAACCCCTCTGATGCTTGCCTCAGGCACCTGGGGGCTTGGAGAAAATTTAGAACAGTATCTTACTAAAGAGGAAATTAAGTCTACCATAGGGGCTATGGTTTCCAAGGGAATTTCCCTTCTTCCTAAAAAAGGTAATCCCCCTCCTCGTCTATATGAAACCCCTTGCGGTTTAATCAATTCTATCGGGCTTGAAAATCCAGGTTTAGAGGTTTTTAAAACAGACTACCTTCCCAAGCTTTTCTCTTACGAAGTCCCTCTTATTGTAAACGTGCATGGAGAAACATTAGAAGACTTTGTGAGGCTTGCTGAAAGCTTTAGGGACGAAAAGATAGCAGGTTTAGAGCTAAACATTTCCTGCCCTAACGTTAAAAAGGGAGGCATAGCCTTTTCTTCTGACCCTAAGGGGGTTAAAACCCTGATAAAGGAAGTAAGAAAGGTATGGGAAAGGTTTTTAGCGGTTAAACTTTCTCCTGTAGGTCCGGTTTATGAAATCGCAGAGGTCTGCGAAGAAGAAGGGGTAGATGCTTTGGTAGTAGCCAACACCTATCCAGCCTTAGGGGTAATTAGTTTATCTCCTTTAAAGGTTATCAAAGGAGGACTTTCAGGTCCTGCGATTAAGCCTCTAACCTTGCGTTTAGTGTATGAACTCTCTCAAAGGATAAAACTTCCTATCATAGGTAGTGGTGGTATTCTTTCAGGAAAAGACGCAATAGAATATTTAGCTTGTGGAGCTAAGGCCTTTCAGATTGGGGTGGCAAACCTGATAGACCCAACCTCTCCGGTAAAAATAATGAAGGAGATAGAGGAAAAATATGGATTACTTGGTTAA
- a CDS encoding CoB--CoM heterodisulfide reductase iron-sulfur subunit A family protein: protein MPKVGVYVCHCGENIKGAVNIQEVVEFAKTLSDVVVVRDYQFMCSDPGQELIKKDIQEGLVDRVVVAACTPRTHEPIFRAAVESTGLNKYFCEMANIRDQDSWAHWHDKEGATKKAKRLLASAVAKVRLAEPLEDRFQDAEKSVLVVGGGIAGIFAALDLATIGLKVYLVEKQPSIGGVMAKLDKTFPTMDCSACILTPKMVEVAQHPNIELITYAEVEDVKGYVGNFEVTIKKKARYVDWDKCTGCGHCMNICPSKAPNEFNLGLDKRPAIYIEFPQAVPKKAVIDAENCLYFKTLRKTGKTACQICQKGIPNKNIEGCPAGAINYEDKDEFIKVKVGSVILATGFKAMEKHHFKEYSPNCPDVLTALEFERLISATGPTEGQLKRLSDGTKPKKIAFISCVGSRDERHHSYCSKVCCMYMFKHAKILKEKYPDIDLYLFFIDVRTAGKDFEEFYVSTKQLGAKVIRGGRVSAVDVKPDGKLRVRAYDNDLCSPVEVDVDMVVLATAIEPGPDTEKLGRLFSASCGREGFIREVHTKLYPVDTASKGVFVCGCVQGPKDIPESVSQAKAAAASAAATVIPGKIKFEAIAAEVIRDKCSSCGVCVQLCPYNAIVLEEYNGVYKAKVEPALCAGCGTCAAACPSKAIIFHGFSTEQVLAQIEAIVEDYPNL from the coding sequence ATGCCTAAGGTAGGTGTATATGTATGTCATTGTGGGGAGAATATCAAGGGGGCGGTTAATATTCAAGAGGTGGTGGAGTTTGCTAAAACTTTGTCTGATGTGGTGGTAGTAAGAGATTATCAGTTTATGTGTTCTGACCCTGGGCAGGAGTTGATTAAAAAGGACATTCAAGAGGGTTTGGTTGACAGGGTGGTGGTAGCTGCTTGTACACCAAGGACCCATGAACCTATTTTTAGGGCAGCGGTTGAATCAACTGGTTTAAACAAATATTTTTGTGAAATGGCTAATATTAGAGATCAGGATAGTTGGGCTCATTGGCACGATAAAGAAGGAGCTACTAAAAAAGCCAAAAGGTTGCTTGCCAGTGCAGTGGCTAAAGTTCGTTTGGCAGAGCCTTTAGAGGACCGTTTCCAAGATGCTGAAAAGTCTGTATTGGTTGTAGGAGGTGGAATTGCAGGTATTTTTGCAGCTTTAGACCTGGCAACCATAGGACTAAAGGTTTATTTAGTTGAGAAACAACCTTCTATCGGTGGGGTTATGGCTAAACTTGATAAAACTTTTCCTACGATGGACTGTTCTGCTTGTATTTTGACTCCTAAGATGGTGGAGGTTGCTCAGCATCCTAACATTGAACTTATCACCTATGCTGAGGTAGAAGATGTTAAAGGTTATGTAGGAAACTTTGAGGTTACCATCAAGAAAAAAGCGAGATATGTAGACTGGGATAAGTGTACTGGTTGTGGTCATTGTATGAATATTTGTCCTTCAAAGGCTCCTAATGAGTTTAACCTTGGGTTAGATAAGAGACCAGCCATTTATATAGAATTTCCTCAGGCAGTACCTAAGAAGGCGGTGATAGATGCGGAGAATTGTTTGTATTTTAAGACATTAAGAAAGACGGGTAAGACTGCCTGTCAGATATGTCAGAAGGGGATACCTAACAAGAACATAGAGGGATGTCCGGCAGGTGCGATTAATTATGAGGACAAGGATGAGTTTATCAAGGTAAAGGTAGGGTCTGTGATTTTAGCTACCGGGTTTAAAGCAATGGAAAAACATCATTTTAAAGAATACTCTCCTAATTGTCCAGACGTTCTTACTGCCCTTGAGTTTGAGAGACTTATTTCAGCCACTGGACCTACAGAAGGTCAGCTTAAGAGATTATCTGACGGAACGAAGCCTAAAAAAATAGCCTTTATTTCTTGTGTAGGAAGTAGAGACGAAAGACATCATTCTTATTGTTCTAAAGTTTGTTGTATGTATATGTTTAAACATGCCAAGATTTTAAAAGAAAAGTATCCTGACATAGACCTTTATCTATTTTTTATAGACGTTAGGACCGCAGGAAAAGATTTTGAAGAGTTTTATGTTTCTACTAAACAGCTTGGTGCCAAGGTAATAAGGGGAGGAAGGGTTTCAGCGGTTGACGTAAAACCTGATGGCAAGTTAAGGGTAAGGGCTTATGATAACGACCTATGCAGTCCTGTAGAGGTAGACGTAGACATGGTAGTGTTGGCTACGGCGATAGAGCCAGGACCAGATACAGAAAAATTGGGAAGACTTTTTAGTGCTAGTTGTGGTAGGGAAGGGTTTATCAGAGAGGTTCATACCAAGCTCTATCCAGTAGATACAGCCTCTAAAGGTGTTTTTGTATGCGGATGTGTACAAGGTCCTAAGGATATACCTGAATCTGTTTCTCAGGCTAAAGCAGCAGCCGCTTCAGCCGCCGCAACGGTTATCCCAGGTAAGATTAAGTTTGAGGCTATTGCGGCGGAGGTGATAAGGGATAAGTGTAGCAGTTGTGGGGTTTGTGTACAGCTTTGTCCATACAATGCGATAGTGCTTGAGGAATATAATGGGGTTTACAAGGCTAAGGTTGAGCCAGCCCTTTGTGCTGGTTGTGGAACTTGTGCGGCTGCTTGTCCGTCTAAGGCCATCATCTTCCATGGTTTCTCTACTGAACAAGTACTTGCTCAAATAGAGGCTATAGTTGAGGATTATCCAAATTTATAA